The following are from one region of the Plasmodium gaboni strain SY75 chromosome 12, whole genome shotgun sequence genome:
- a CDS encoding hypothetical protein (conserved Plasmodium protein, unknown function), which produces FRIFLRLVLLDKECGIERGSLNELKRWGREQILKNKELLNEYISYREVLNEYTKILRESKTGHLECNIEKVANHVGLTTKRMRNKE; this is translated from the coding sequence TTCCGAATATTTTTACGACTGGTTTTATTAGATAAAGAATGTGGAATTGAAAGAGGTTCTTTAAATGAGTTAAAAAGGTGGGGTAGGGAGCagatattaaaaaataaggaattattaaatgagTATATATCATATAGGGAAGTATTAAATGAGTATACAAAAATTTTAAGAGAGAGTAAAACGGGGCATTTAGAATGTAACATTGAAAAGGTGGCTAACCATGTTGGTTTAACAACAAAAAGGATGAGAAATAAAGAATAg
- a CDS encoding putative bax inhibitor 1, with amino-acid sequence MADTTGRNSTVSQNYGAAYNQGGYSYSQNKDKENYDKSNNGQKGYYYDARTNITANGGLYDEFSLNEFSSTKIRHGFIRKVYSILSLQLLLTFGCALLAVLYKPFNAFVLTYYSPLFVVGVLLSLPIMIALACAPQMARKYPSNYFILLSITLGMSLIVTLASARTNSEIFFYAFGTTAVVVIGLTIFAFQTKWDFTGWYVFLFMAFLILIVMGIVGIFVRSKAFNLVFAGISAFILSISIIVDTQLIIGGKHKKYEFSVDDYIFATLALYMDIINLFLSILSIFSNAE; translated from the coding sequence atgGCTGATACAACTGGAAGAAATAGTACCGTAAGTCAGAATTATGGAGCTGCATATAACCAAGGAGGATATAGTTATTCACAAAATAAAGACaaagaaaattatgataaatCAAATAATGGACAGAAAggatattattatgatgCTAGAACAAATATAACAGCAAACGGTGGATTATATGATGAATTTTCACTTAATGAATTTTCATCAACAAAAATAAGACATGGATTTATAAGAAAAGTATATTCCATATTATCACTTcaattattattaacatttGGATGTGCATTATTAGctgtattatataaaccATTTAATGCTTTTGTGCTTACATATTATTCACCTCTATTTGTTGTTGGTGTTTTACTTAGTTTGCCAATTATGATCGCTTTAGCTTGTGCACCACAAATGGCAAGAAAATATCCAAgtaattattttattctatTATCTATAACTCTAGGAATGTCATTAATTGTTACTCTAGCAAGTGCAAGAACAAACTcagaaatatttttttatgcATTTGGTACAACTGCAGTTGTTGTTATTGGACTTACTATTTTTGCCTTCCAAACTAAATGGGATTTTACAGGTTGgtatgtatttttatttatggCATTCTTAATTCTAATTGTTATGGGTATTGTTGGAATATTCGTTAGAAGTAAAGCATTCAATCTAGTCTTTGCAGGTATAAGCGCTTTCATTTTATCTATCTCTATTATTGTAGACACACAACTTATCATAGGAGGCAAAcacaaaaaatatgaattcTCAGTTgatgattatatttttgcTACATTAGCTTTATATATGGacattattaatttattcCTTTCTATTCTGTCCATATTCTCAAACGCagaatga
- a CDS encoding hypothetical protein (conserved Plasmodium protein, unknown function), with product MNVCKMKVQQKKNLKDCNLKSKNTILTNYEKKKIENDEKDSLKFSKLSDNKNKVVNSKFLKNDNYKLNERKESLTRCSTNESLKLKNIKTTTKDNNNNNDNDNIDNIGNCKLIFKKNDKDIESTVREEDGKKIEKKTNDFINNKNEYRVNNKSILKSKDSKSNNNNNDNNDNNNNNIYNNINICKLKTIDDKNKKQQTDTYSQKENVEDTSNNMKKNSSLKNIKKNQLNEKEIISNTVEEKKNNTHSKGDKENNMVVTKNVKKMNSVSKDINNKNNNSKKDVLKSKKSEKLKDKLINNVSGKKSVNKENEIIQSSSGRRSSSRYSIDYGRRESSRRGSIKEEKGKERRGSKNVSKKVSKSKYTRKKSKRINDESDESDDDDDDDEEEDDEEEEEEEEEEEEEEEEDEEEDEEDNEEEDEEDNGEDNDDNDDDDNSDNSDNSDNNDEESDDVYTNRSRRSTRCSIVKRKSVRSIGKRESKIIKKSTSKTKNNKKKKGSVIKLVKKKGKLSKKEILKKKKKKKTKGKLKKNSKVYQKKKNIKNEKNDMDEEELEEELEEEEVEPSYFDEYNLSIEERKKDLEEKEKKREIKENYIKQIKLPKYADDESIIFINNPNYVMVLLFLTVYKDVLKMNWNFKDIEEMFQNKETTEFGRNFILKLFFFLGRYFNSKSIFMYKYISRIFEDKEESLSRVVNFHELFPILEMKKEMKNSGVGSKRKKDKRGKKMKMHQKEDELLYDEEAIGNEDVNIFEEEEEEDDDEEENEHFNDDEEEEEEENDGNYNDDEKEHGSYNDEDEEEKKSACNNDSTKNTVIKEEKDGLNISESSHNKVNIKNDNMKREESCPNGSNGPNEKVKDFHINDNINDEHNNNNNQVDDIKNNIENEVNNTVETSKDINNNEGIIKSENVDDEKGLSNKLFLEWDDLSVTSKLRIIRMLLNLVLCESTNLKKMLGDEKLNYNNGYLGKVKNEKYWFIFNDTINIEYKLYLEREEEGSFIFICDDDDMLYTIGYNFLRNSDTKFMGEALIERYNKVCRERRNRSRMLKQQKKLLCADINMNDPLFGTKKRQTKQVEYFNFDNNEKMRRKKSDISNNPYSVPPTKSYQKNDRSFRLAARNAQKGSVDDLEAWKLNEGLMGVDNQGSISGNYNIGYDVNNMVDTSNRNDNINNNNNTNVLVGADGNNIYGVNNNNVVGSDGNNIINNNNINNNNNNNNLGTVKIPLKRGRKKKSEKKKRGRKKKILSLDGIGDLTNNLSGVGVDENRRKTIGAPGRVKRGTYTKRNTKPSISIKYGTRSNSINKYENDVMSFNDYTLNPGLSMDEFYKNMIMDPKFFHANMSMNNYMNGGFNIPNNNNNTNNTNNNNNNNNISLMNMRNGSKMGGAMNNLGGYNFPYMCTPPPMFNQYYMYNGSNMYLPTSGTNNNMNISNTNNGSAAVVGNVLSNQNSVKDMKGENILMSKNNIMENRNSVLLNSMNNINMNNMAHKNSLIGNDGINMMNNNNNSNNNNVNNVNNVNNVNFMDNIGNNNNNNNSNNNNNNNSNNNNNNSSNNNSNNNPMNKFNNYMMNRNVLNNMGGTNPMYNHMYNMKFPYMNNEMMNYNYNINSFQNMNYDKINKSMFKRYPNFMSGYPYNNMNPYNNFNAFNMNYQQNEQLNQLSNMQGAYKGKLMNDNLSSFQLYNNNNNTKQNNNDNNNIEGGNNNIDDGNKNNDINKNDIIDNSKHNEQPVGGIAPNNDCINRGEDNQKMDLKGDTVEALVGNNNDKMNNSDNNLNSLKNLGNINSPYNMDNISQMRNSVGGSSMGMINPGHMNSSHGGSIMNKDKLRDLQMNNNNNSNHNSNNNNNNNNSNNNSNYLKANPLDHPMKNMNNNSMDDKYTKDNNNNNNMMMMMMNSVYNIMGTDNFHMNNSHMMDPMGASKMNENIYNHNNNINFENNTNQNNNNNNRIQDKLPE from the coding sequence ATGAACGTTTGTAAAATGAAAGTTCAACAGAAAAAGAATTTGAAAGATTGTAATTTAAAAAGTAAGAATACAATATTGACAAAttatgaaaagaaaaaaattgaGAATGATGAGAAGGATTCATTAAAATTCTCTAAATTaagtgataataaaaataaagttGTTAATAGTAAAttcttaaaaaatgataattacAAACTGAATGAAAGGAAAGAAAGTTTAACAAGATGTAGTACAAACGAATCgttaaaattaaagaatattaaaacaacaacaaaagataataataataataatgataatgataatattgataatattgGTAATTGcaaattaatatttaaaaaaaatgataaagatATAGAATCAACAGTAAGAGAAGAAGATGGCAAAAAAATTGAGAAAAAAACGAatgattttataaataataaaaatgaatatagAGTAAACAACAAGTCAATATTAAAAAGTAAAGACAGcaaaagtaataataataataatgataataatgataataataataataatatttataataatattaatatttgtaaattaaaaactatcgatgataaaaataaaaaacaacAAACAGATACTTATTCTCAAAAAGAGAATGTGGAAGATACTTCAAAcaatatgaagaaaaattcttcgttaaaaaatattaaaaagaatcAATTGAATGAAAAGGAAATTATTTCAAATACTGtggaagaaaaaaaaaataatactCATAGTAAAGGggataaagaaaataatatggtagttacaaaaaatgtaaagaaaatgaattCGGTATcaaaagatataaataataaaaataataattcaaagaaagatgttttaaaaagtaaaaaaagtgagaaattaaaagataaattaattaataatgtGAGCGGGAAAAAAAGTGTgaataaagaaaatgaaattatCCAATCTAGTAGTGGTAGAAGAAGTAGTAGTAGATATTCAATTGATTATGGTCGACGAGAAAGTTCAAGAAGAGGTTCAATTAAGGAAGAGAAAGGCAAAGAAAGGAGAGGAAGTAAAAATGTGTCTAAGAAGGTGTCTAAATCGAAATATACAAGAAAGAAATCGAAAAGAATTAATGATGAGTCTGACGAGTCggatgatgatgatgatgatgatgaagaagaagatGATGAGGAGGAGGAAGAGGAAGAAGAAGAggaagaagaagaagaagaagaagacGAAGAAGAGGACGAAGAAGACAACGAAGAAGAGGACGAAGAAGACAACGGAGAAGACAACGATGATAATGACGATGATGACAATAGTGACAATAGTGACAATAGTGACaataatgatgaagaaaGCGATGATGTATACACTAATAGAAGTAGAAGAAGTACAAGGTGTAGCATAGTCAAAAGAAAATCAGTTAGATCTATAGGAAAAAGGGAGAgcaaaataataaaaaaaagtacgagtaaaacaaaaaataataagaagaaaaaggGAAGTGTAATTAAGTTAGTGAAGAAAAAAGGAAAGTTGAgcaaaaaagaaatattaaagaaaaagaagaagaagaagacCAAAGgtaaattaaaaaagaattctaaagtatatcaaaaaaaaaagaatataaaaaatgaaaaaaatgatatgGATGAAGAAGAATTAGAAGAAGAATTGGAAGAAGAAGAAGTAGAGCCTTCATATTTTGATGAATATAATCTTTCTATAGAAGAAAGGAAAAAAGATTTAGAAGagaaagagaaaaaaagagaaataaaagagaattatataaaacaaataaaattgCCAAAGTATGCAGATGATGAGTccattatatttataaataatcCTAATTATGTGATggttttattatttttaacaGTATATAAAGatgtattaaaaatgaattgGAATTTTAAAGATATTGAAGAAATGTTTCAGAATAAAGAGACCACTGAGTTTGGTCgaaattttatattaaagttattttttttcttagGAAGATATTTTAATTCAAAATCTATATTcatgtataaatatatatctagAATATTTGAAGATAAAGAAGAGAGCTTATCAAGGGTTGTGAATTTCCATGAATTATTTCCTATTCTTGAAATGAAGAAGGAGATGAAGAATAGTGGTGTAGGTTCCAAAAGAAAGAAGGATAAGAGGGggaaaaaaatgaaaatgcATCAAAAGGAGGATGAGTTGTTATATGATGAGGAGGCTATAGGAAATGAAGATGTGAATATATTTGAGGAGGAGGAAGAGGAAGATGACGATGAGGAAGAGAATGAACATTttaatgatgatgaagaagaagagGAAGAGGAGAATGATGgaaattataatgatgatgaaaaagaaCATGGAAGTTATAATGATGAGGATGAAGAAGAGAAAAAAAGTGCTTGTAATAATGACAGTACAAAAAATACTGTTATTAAGGAAGAAAAAGATGGATTAAATATATCAGAGAGTAGTCATAATaaagtaaatataaaaaatgataatatgaagAGAGAAGAAAGTTGTCCAAATGGTTCTAATGGTCCAAATGAAAAGGTTAAAgattttcatataaatgataatataaatgatgaacataataataataataatcaagTTGATGATATCAAAAACAATATAGAGAATGAAGTAAATAACACTGTGGAAACATcaaaagatataaataataatgaaggTATTATAAAGAGTGAGAATGTAGATGATGAGAAAGGATTAAgtaataaattatttttagaATGGGATGACTTAAGTGTTACTTCAAAATTAAGAATCATTCGTATGTTATTAAATTTAGTTCTATGTGAAAGTACTAATTTAAAGAAGATGTTAGGTGATGAgaaattaaattataataatggTTATTTAGGTAAGGTAAAAAATGAGAAGTATTggtttatttttaatgatacaataaatatagaatataaattatatttagAAAGAGAAGAAGAGGgttcttttatttttatatgtgatgatgatgatatgTTATATACTATAGGTTATAACTTTTTAAGAAATAGTGACACTAAATTTATGGGTGAGGCTTTAATTgaaagatataataaagtaTGTAGAGAAAGAAGAAATCGAAGTCGAATGTTGAAACAACAgaagaaattattatgtgctgatattaatatgaatgatCCATTATTTGGAACAAAAAAGAGACAGACGAAACAGgttgaatattttaattttgataataatgaaaagaTGAGAAGGAAAAAAAGTGATATTAGTAATAATCCATATTCAGTACCACCTACAAAGTCTTATCAGAAGAATGATAGATCATTTAGATTGGCAGCACGAAATGCTCAAAAAGGAAGTGTGGATGATTTAGAGGCATGGAAATTGAATGAGGGTTTAATGGGTGTAGACAATCAGGGATCTATATCTggaaattataatatagGATATgatgttaataatatggtCGATACAAGCAATAGAAATGACAatatcaataataataataatacaaatgtGTTGGTTGGTGCAGATggaaataatatttatggtgttaataataacaatgTTGTCGGATCAGATGGAAACAATATCAtcaacaataataatattaataataataataataataataatttggGAACTGTTAAAATACCATTAAAAAGAggaaggaaaaaaaaatctgaaaaaaaaaagagaggtaggaaaaagaaaattcTCTCTTTAGATGGTATAGGTGATTtaacaaataatttatcTGGTGTAGGTGTTGATGAGAATAGAAGAAAAACTATAGGGGCTCCAGGTAGAGTTAAGAGAGGTACATATACAAAAAGAAATACAAAGCCATCTATATCTATAAAATATGGAACAAGAAGTAAttctataaataaatatgaaaatgatGTGATGTCATTTAATGATTATACTTTAAATCCTGGATTAAGTATGGAtgaattttataaaaatatgattatGGATCCCAAATTTTTTCATGCGAATATGAgtatgaataattatatgaatgGAGGTTTTAATATTccaaataataataataatactaataatactaataataataataataataataatatttctttgATGAATATGAGGAATGGTAGTAAGATGGGTGGTGCTATGAATAATTTAGGAGGTTATAATTTCCCTTATATGTGTACACCCCCACCTATGTTTaatcaatattatatgtataatgGAAGTAATATGTATTTACCAACTAGTGGtactaataataatatgaatattagTAATACAAATAATGGTTCTGCAGCTGTTGTTGGAAATGTTTTATCTAATCAAAATAGTGTGAAGGACATGAAGGgtgaaaatatattaatgtctaaaaataatataatggAAAACAGAAATTCTGTATTATTAAATAgtatgaataatataaatatgaataatatggCTCATAAGAATAGTTTGATTGGAAATGATGGTATTAATATgatgaataataataataatagtaataataataatgtgaATAATGTGAATAATGTGAATAATGTGAATTTTATGGATAACATTGGAaataacaacaacaataataatagtaataataataataataataatagtaataataataataataatagtagtaataataatagtaataataatccTATGAATAAATTCAACAATTATATGATGAATAGAAACGTCCTAAATAATATGGGAGGCACGAACCCAATGTATAACCATATGTATAATATGAAATTCCCttatatgaataatgaaatgatgaattataattataatataaattcatttcaaaatatgaactatgataaaataaataaaagtatGTTTAAGAGATATCCTAATTTTATGAGTGGTTATccttataataatatgaatcCATATAACAATTTTAATGCTTTCAATATGAATTACCAACAAAATGAACAACTGAATCAATTATCTAACATGCAAGGAGCATATAAAGGTAAACTAATGAATGATAATTTATCCAGTTttcaattatataataataataataatacgaagcaaaataataatgataataataatatcgaaggtggtaataataatattgatgatggtaataaaaataatgatattaataaaaatgatattatagATAATAGCAAACATAATGAGCAACCTGTTGGGGGAATAGCTCCTAATAATGATTGTATAAATAGAGGAGAGGATAATCAGAAAATGGATTTAAAAGGTGACACTGTAGAAGCATTAGTaggaaataataatgataaaatgaataatagTGATAACAATTTgaattctttaaaaaatttaggaaatataaatagtCCATATAATATGGATAACATATCACAAATGAGAAATTCTGTAGGTGGATCATCTATGGGTATGATAAATCCTGGTCATATGAATAGTTCACATGGTGGAAGTATAATGAATAAGGATAAATTGAGAGACCTCcaaatgaataataataataatagtaatcataatagtaataataataataataataataatagtaataataatagtaattATTTAAAGGCTAATCCTTTAGATCATCctatgaaaaatatgaataataattcaatggatgataaatatacaaaagataataataataataataatatgatgatgatgatgatgaatAGTGTTTACAATATAATGGGAACAGATAATTTCCATATGAATAATAGTCATATGATGGATCCTATGGGTGCATCTAAAatgaatgaaaatatatataaccataataataatataaattttgaAAACAATACCAATCAgaacaataataataataataggATACAGGATAAACTTCCAGAATGA
- a CDS encoding hypothetical protein (conserved Plasmodium protein, unknown function) produces the protein MNSRIYCVIFYGISLLVYVIIIFWLNKFEKQVLPSERIEDIIKSIKHANNIGIIKNNIQDGNTLIGHENNFLINLNIVSGCKDNNIDMLEEMLKSYIEEQIKLENEKIISLYSFEELNKLQDIFMVAINVINKDMIKKDTIGIYSNICDNLLRKNMINDNINNNYYIYIIANEKKKKKDNLSFTLSTTNILELYYNKIEENNVDIYQQYIHITWDVLKNTFLYRAEKKKKKNFIPFVPELDLNFFLASCLYNKLNYKIERNKNGKVEMGEVLNNVDSCYEKNCNITNKDNNKNDINNINNINNINNISNINNISNIHNNENTINNMHNNMDNINNNRGNMFNSPLIAVWDFYKDFYYPYLRPFIERLLYIYQINIYPQILSNINMYKISDEKKKYIDGEEKGNSRLIILDKITKFTNIFDEVTFDNVLSKPTYQVPKNINFMVVFPNGDDIYFYNNLTKEHKIETAVSIPEWGTIYINNEFTKLKDTTNYNNKNNLVNISDQAHIISGIFISHFRSLLGLCSKFSHCIYNIFNSDTYNIKYVETISSEIDSYVSYIISEKNNLSFSFFYHIPIKNSISNYELSGLIRQAYKYHIMEAIQNLNKFLSISKISIYMKVPYYTLTIFNNILNNIECSLKYMQGRICGINHIDKVVEEKFKKENDDKENDGEERFFKAALVLAQSAYQDSLQLLSDDKISIYDILSKDFMLASFLPVVIPFGLPIICSVFQELIKYLKKRKTKID, from the exons atgaattCAAGAATATACTgtgttattttttatggCATATCCCTACTTGTATatgtgataataatattttggTTAAATAAATTTGAGAAGCAAGTATTGCCATCTGAACGAATTGAggatataataaaaagtattaaacatgctaataatataggtataataaaaaataatattcaaGATGGAAATACACTGATAGGACATGAGaacaattttttaataaatctAAATATTGTTTCTGGCTgtaaagataataatattgatatgCTTGAAGAGATGTTAAAATCATATATTGaagaacaaataaaattagaaaatgaaaaaatcatatctttatattcattcgaagaattaaataagTTACAAGATATTTTTATGGTGGCTATAAATGTAATTAATAAGgatatgataaaaaaagatactataggtatatattcaaatatatgtgataatttattaagaaaaaatatgatcaatgataatattaataataattattatatatatataatagcaaatgaaaaaaaaaaaaaaaaagacaaCCTATCATTTACATTATCGACCACGAATATATTAGAAttgtattataataaaattgaggaaaataatgtagatatatatcaacaatatattcatataacgtgggatgttttaaaaaatacatttttatatagggcagaaaaaaaaaaaaaaaaaaattttatacCCTTCGTTCCTGAACTTgatttaaatttttttttggctagctgtttatataataaattaaattacAAGATAGAgagaaataaaaatggtAAGGTTGAAATGGGAGAAGTTTTGAATAATGTAGATTCGTgttatgaaaaaaattgtaatataaccaataaggataataataaaaatgatataaataatataaataatataaataatataaataatataagtaatataaataatataagtaatatacataataatgaaaatactataaataatatgcataataatatggataatattaataataatagagGGAATATGTTTAACTCCCCATTAATTGCTGTATGGGATTTTTATAAAGATTTTTATTACCCATATTTAAGACCATTTATTGAACgacttttatatatttatcaaattaatatataccCACAAATTTtaagtaatataaatatgtataaaatatcagatgaaaaaaaaaaatatatagacGGTGAAGAAAAAGGAAATTCTCGATTAATTATTCTAGATAAAATCACCAAATTcacaaatatttttgatgAAGTCACTTTTGATAATGTTCTATCAAAGCCTACATATCAAGTAcctaaaaatataaattttatgGTTGTCTTTCCAAATGGagatgatatatatttttataataatcttACTAAAGAACACAAAATAGAAACAGCTGTTTCTATTCCTGAATGGGGtaccatatatataaataatgaatttacaaaattaaaagatacaactaattataataataaaaataatttagTAAATATATCTGACCAAGCACATATAATCAGTggaatttttatttctcATTTCAGATCTTTATTAGGATTATGTTCAAAATTTTCACattgtatttataatatttttaatagtgatacatataatataaaatatgtagAAACAATATCTAGCGAAATAGATAGTTACGTATCTTATATCATATCTGAGAAAAACAATTTatccttttcttttttttatcatattcCTATAAAAAATAGTATTTCGAATTATGAATTGTCGGGTTTAATTAGACAAgcatataaatatcatattatGGAGGCAATTCAAAATTtgaataaatttttatctatatcaaaaataagtatatatatgaaggTTCCCTATTACACCTTAAcaatatttaataatatattaaacaaTATAGAATGTAgtttaaaatatatgcaAGGTAGAATATGTGGAATAAATCATATTGATAAGGTAGTTGaagaaaaatttaaaaaagaaaatgatgataaagaaaatgatgGAGAGGAACGATTTTTTAAGGCAGCATTGGTATTAGCTCAATCTGCTTATCAAGATTCTCTTCAA TTATTGAGTGATGATAAAATATCCATTTATGACATATTATCTAAAGATTTTATGTTGGCTTCTTTTCTTCCCGTCGTAATTCCTTTTGGTTTGCCAATTATTTGTTCCGTATTCCA gGAACTTATCAAatacttaaaaaaaagaaagacAAAAATCGACTAA